In a single window of the Candidatus Flexicrinis proximus genome:
- a CDS encoding GNAT family N-acetyltransferase, translating into MLPRGAFALSPYLRWLAVRQDMTGTGVGLALLQAAEQESIHTRAELFLLAADFNTGAQRFYERHGYSRVGEIPDYVVSGVTELIYWKRLHVKGGAS; encoded by the coding sequence GTGCTGCCGCGCGGTGCGTTTGCGCTCAGCCCATACCTGCGCTGGCTGGCCGTGCGCCAGGACATGACCGGCACAGGCGTCGGGCTGGCGCTGCTCCAGGCAGCCGAACAGGAGTCGATCCACACGCGTGCAGAGCTTTTCCTGTTGGCGGCCGACTTTAACACCGGCGCTCAGCGTTTTTACGAGCGCCACGGTTATTCTCGCGTTGGCGAGATACCCGACTATGTAGTGTCCGGCGTGACCGAGTTGATATACTGGAAGCGCCTGCACGTGAAAGGCGGGGCATCGTAG
- a CDS encoding anhydro-N-acetylmuramic acid kinase yields MAADLLAEGRARGMDDKSIIATITSLTSASIADAYQRYGPAQPKEVILGGGGAHNPALIGLLQNLLPGAKVMTHEDIGFDSDNKEALVFALLAHETWHGRPGNLPTLTGAKYPVVLGQITPGNNYAALIRRTWC; encoded by the coding sequence ATGGCCGCAGATCTGCTGGCCGAAGGCCGCGCGCGCGGCATGGACGACAAGAGCATCATCGCCACCATCACCAGCCTGACTTCCGCCAGCATCGCCGACGCTTATCAGCGCTATGGCCCCGCTCAACCCAAAGAAGTCATCCTCGGCGGGGGCGGCGCGCACAATCCGGCGCTGATCGGCCTGCTTCAGAACCTGCTGCCCGGTGCAAAGGTGATGACCCACGAAGACATCGGCTTCGACAGCGACAACAAGGAGGCGCTGGTCTTTGCGCTGCTGGCCCACGAAACCTGGCACGGACGTCCCGGCAACCTGCCGACGCTGACCGGCGCAAAATACCCGGTCGTCCTCGGCCAGATTACGCCGGGGAACAACTATGCGGCGCTGATCCGCAGGACATGGTGCTGA
- a CDS encoding SH3 domain-containing protein has translation MVQSLQLAFTGTQQALTLRAEPDASSASVATIAMQTDAAVLERTEGEELLPNGRTRPIFWYRISVPDTAGNAVEGWVAQSNVFIENRRTSEILRIVSGEPISALTLDHVQRVFSDSRFGTALGTSLPADRADPAYSVHPRNPDGLDPADPDSRGGYFPYIYAIPLGISTSRPAWCGSVSSRSAAS, from the coding sequence ATGGTGCAGTCGCTCCAATTGGCGTTTACCGGCACGCAGCAGGCCTTGACGCTGCGCGCCGAACCCGACGCCAGTTCGGCATCGGTCGCCACGATCGCCATGCAGACTGACGCAGCGGTGCTGGAACGCACTGAAGGCGAAGAACTCCTGCCCAATGGCCGTACACGTCCGATCTTCTGGTACCGCATCTCCGTCCCGGACACAGCCGGCAATGCAGTGGAGGGTTGGGTTGCTCAAAGCAATGTTTTCATCGAAAACCGCCGGACGTCAGAGATACTTCGCATCGTCAGCGGAGAGCCGATCTCTGCGCTGACCCTCGATCACGTTCAGCGCGTATTCAGCGACTCGCGTTTTGGCACCGCGCTGGGGACCAGCTTGCCTGCTGATCGTGCTGATCCTGCCTATTCAGTTCATCCTCGCAATCCTGATGGCCTTGATCCTGCAGACCCAGATTCGCGGGGCGGGTATTTTCCGTATATATACGCGATCCCACTGGGGATATCGACCTCGCGGCCGGCCTGGTGTGGTTCAGTTTCTTCACGCAGCGCGGCTTCATAA
- a CDS encoding extracellular solute-binding protein, whose amino-acid sequence MNFISTQFNIVEEAEKARTVLADAGVDVAFVTSEEGPMLDLLRGRGRGRRGANDVVGALHGSFPTLAGAELMFDLTDLLATIEESGDVNDAYVELGRMGTEDFQYYIPWMQATYTMAAHVDALEYLPEGADLNALTWDDVVAWAIALEEAKGAPQLGLPAGGLINRFMQGAAYPSFTGGMVTTYNTPEAVAMLEFFHNELWPHVNPQSISYAFMNEPLLSGRSHAGVGSCCSP is encoded by the coding sequence GTGAACTTCATATCTACGCAGTTCAATATTGTTGAAGAGGCAGAAAAAGCCCGCACGGTGCTGGCTGACGCCGGCGTTGACGTTGCTTTCGTTACGTCCGAAGAAGGCCCGATGCTCGACCTGCTCAGGGGCCGAGGGCGAGGCCGGCGCGGCGCCAATGATGTCGTCGGCGCTCTGCATGGGTCGTTCCCAACGCTCGCCGGTGCCGAGCTGATGTTTGACCTCACCGACCTGCTTGCCACCATCGAAGAGTCAGGTGACGTGAACGATGCCTACGTCGAACTGGGCCGGATGGGTACCGAAGACTTCCAGTACTACATCCCCTGGATGCAGGCCACTTATACGATGGCAGCCCATGTAGATGCCCTTGAGTACCTGCCGGAAGGCGCCGACCTCAACGCGCTGACCTGGGACGACGTGGTGGCATGGGCTATCGCGCTTGAGGAAGCCAAGGGCGCACCCCAATTGGGTCTGCCGGCCGGCGGCCTTATCAACCGCTTCATGCAGGGCGCGGCCTATCCGTCGTTCACCGGCGGTATGGTCACCACCTACAACACCCCGGAAGCCGTAGCAATGCTTGAGTTCTTCCACAATGAGTTGTGGCCGCATGTGAATCCGCAGTCAATCAGCTACGCGTTCATGAATGAGCCGCTGCTCTCCGGGCGAAGTCATGCTGGCGTGGGATCATGTTGCTCGCCTTAA